In a single window of the Gossypium hirsutum isolate 1008001.06 chromosome A13, Gossypium_hirsutum_v2.1, whole genome shotgun sequence genome:
- the LOC107893781 gene encoding LAG1 longevity assurance homolog 3, with translation MGLIQFIKSIDWEQEAYPAYEDFVVLPIFALFFPSVRFFLDRFVFEKVGGRLIFGKGHQIMESDTDERRKKIRKFKESAWKCVYYLSAEILALSVTYDEPWFRNTRNFWVGPGDQVWPDQKIKLKLRGLYMYVAGFYAYSIFALVFWETRRSDFGVSMGHHVATVILIVLSYIFRFARVGSVVLAIHDASDVFLEIGKMSKYSGAETLASFAFVIFVLSWILLRLIYYPFWVLWSTSYEVLLTLDKEKHPVDGPICYYLFNTLLFCLLVLHIYWWVLMYRMLVKQIQARGKLSEDVRSDSEDEHED, from the exons ATGGGTTTGATTCAGTTTATCAAATCAATCGATTGGGAACAAGAAGCTTACCCTGCTTATGAAGATTTCGTCGTACTTCCTATCTTTGCTCTGTTTTTCCCTTCTGTTCGTTTCTTTCTCGATAGATTCGTCTTTGAG AAAGTTGGAGGGCGATTGATTTTCGGAAAGGGACACCAAATTATGGAAAGTGATACGGATGAGAGAAGGAAGAAGATCAGAAAATTTAAGGAGTCAGCTTGGAAATGCGTTTATTATCTTTCAGCAGAAATTCTTGCTCTCTCTGTGACTTACGATGAGCCCTGGTTTAGAAATACAAGAAACTTTTGGGTAGGGCCTGGAGACCAGGTCTGGCCTGATCAAAAAATTAA aTTGAAATTAAGGGGGCTTTATATGTATGTTGCTGGATTTTATGCATACTCTATATTTGCTTTGGTTTTCTGGGAAACAAGGCGTTCTGACTTTGGAGTCTCAATGGGTCATCATGTTGCAACTGTAATCCTCATTGTGCTATCTTACATATTTAG ATTTGCCCGTGTTGGCTCTGTTGTTTTGGCAATTCATGATGCTAGCGATGTATTTTTGGAGATAGGGAAGATGAGCAAATATAGTGGTGCTGAAACACTTGCTAGCTTCGCATTTGTAATCTTTGTTCTATCTTGGATCTTACTGCGCCTCATTTACTACCCTTTCTGGGTACTTTGGAGTACAAG TTATGAAGTCCTTCTGACATTGGACAAGGAAAAGCATCCAGTGGATGGGCCAATTTGCTATTATCTGTTCAACACACTTCTATTTTGCCTGCTAGTTCTTCATATTTATTGGTGGGTACTTATGTATCGAATGCTTGTCAAACAAATCCAAGCAAGAGGCAAACTTAGTGAAGATGTTAGATCAG